In a single window of the Paenibacillus sp. MMS20-IR301 genome:
- a CDS encoding transposase: protein MKKAVRKLRKVLLPRLLKYEQYQRLLGDRNSFSKTDPDATFMRMKEDHMRNGQLKPDYNVQIGTENQFILAYSLHPRPTDTRFLQPHIKKTRRFLGKRPKTVIADAGYGSEENYAYLEKKEIQAVVKYGSYHKEKSKAWKENVVKIENWTYDEAEDRWACPLKER from the coding sequence TTGAAAAAAGCGGTTCGTAAGCTGCGTAAGGTTTTGTTGCCCCGGCTATTGAAGTACGAGCAGTACCAAAGGCTGCTTGGAGACCGAAACAGCTTCAGCAAGACCGACCCGGATGCGACTTTCATGCGGATGAAGGAAGATCACATGCGCAATGGTCAACTCAAACCGGATTACAATGTACAGATCGGAACCGAAAACCAGTTTATTTTGGCCTACAGTCTCCATCCCAGACCGACCGACACCCGCTTTTTACAGCCGCATATCAAAAAAACACGGCGGTTTCTCGGAAAACGGCCAAAGACAGTCATTGCAGATGCAGGCTACGGCAGCGAAGAAAACTATGCCTATCTAGAAAAGAAAGAGATTCAGGCGGTCGTGAAGTACGGCAGCTACCACAAGGAAAAAAGCAAGGCCTGGAAAGAAAACGTCGTAAAGATTGAGAACTGGACGTACGACGAAGCCGAAGACAGATGGGCTTGCCCCCTGAAGGAGCGTTGA
- a CDS encoding transposase has product MLAKVIIYAYTQRIYSSRQMAKAVRENIPFMWLTGRQRPDFRTLNRFRSQRMKSVLETVFTAVLQFLADEKYIFLEHYFVGGTKIEANANRYTFVLGKAVSKHKVKLQEKVHALFADIEAAEEQEEQENPDKDLPELGTASK; this is encoded by the coding sequence ATGCTGGCCAAAGTTATTATTTACGCCTACACCCAGCGTATCTATTCCTCGCGCCAAATGGCCAAAGCGGTACGCGAAAATATCCCCTTCATGTGGCTCACCGGAAGGCAGCGGCCAGACTTTCGTACTCTGAACCGCTTCCGTTCCCAGCGGATGAAGAGCGTTCTCGAAACGGTCTTTACTGCCGTCCTTCAGTTTCTGGCTGACGAGAAATACATTTTTCTGGAACATTACTTTGTGGGCGGAACCAAAATCGAGGCGAACGCCAATCGCTACACGTTTGTTTTGGGGAAAGCCGTCAGCAAACACAAGGTCAAATTGCAGGAAAAGGTGCATGCCCTGTTCGCTGACATTGAAGCGGCAGAAGAGCAGGAAGAACAAGAGAATCCAGACAAAGATTTGCCTGAACTTGGCACCGCTTCGAAGTGA
- a CDS encoding transposase, whose product MVVSLERLRYQKQAREILQSEEGYALAVRRMTEPESVFGQLKNNRGFRRFLLRGMENVTPQVGWLSLAHNLLKQAANDQKQRATILQ is encoded by the coding sequence ATGGTTGTTAGTCTGGAACGGCTGCGGTACCAGAAGCAAGCCCGGGAAATCCTGCAAAGTGAGGAGGGCTACGCTTTAGCTGTACGCCGAATGACAGAACCGGAAAGTGTGTTTGGACAACTGAAGAATAACCGGGGCTTCCGGCGATTTCTGCTTCGCGGCATGGAAAACGTGACGCCCCAGGTCGGATGGCTTTCGCTTGCTCACAATCTATTGAAGCAAGCTGCAAATGACCAAAAACAAAGAGCAACTATTCTCCAATGA
- a CDS encoding helix-turn-helix domain-containing protein, with protein MSIELGKKIRALRLQKGMTQEELAAKLNMSSQAVSKWENNITLPDIQLLPDLSVILGVTIDELFDLTDDTHLERIGNMIGTKRFISAEDFSYAEQFLLEKLKDNSKKSRCLTLLAQLYVHRSGEYRELAARYAKEALLAAPDSKSNHNALRDAENGVMFDWNFSNSHKLIAYYQKFVQEHPDYWQAYVWLLNYLLADGRCAEARAVLEQLNQLHPGHLYQKYGGMICKEEGNLPEALALWEQMTGLYPEDWMAWSSRGDCMAKLSRYDEAVTYYAASHELQPSPKYMDSFIAIAQIYRIQGHYGKAIGKLQEIIGLLRSEWNITEGETVDFYYREIAGLTGRLS; from the coding sequence ATGAGTATTGAGCTGGGTAAAAAAATCAGGGCATTACGCCTGCAAAAGGGAATGACGCAGGAAGAGCTCGCCGCCAAACTGAATATGTCATCACAGGCTGTATCCAAATGGGAGAACAATATAACACTGCCGGATATTCAGCTGCTGCCCGATTTATCTGTCATTCTGGGTGTGACCATTGATGAGCTGTTTGACTTAACCGATGATACGCATCTGGAGCGGATCGGCAATATGATCGGCACTAAACGTTTCATATCCGCAGAAGATTTCAGCTATGCCGAGCAATTTCTGCTGGAAAAACTGAAGGATAACAGCAAGAAATCCCGCTGCCTCACGCTGCTGGCCCAGCTGTACGTTCACCGCTCTGGTGAATACCGCGAGTTAGCTGCCCGTTATGCCAAGGAAGCCCTGCTGGCCGCACCGGACAGCAAAAGCAATCATAACGCGCTGCGGGATGCGGAGAATGGTGTGATGTTTGACTGGAATTTCTCCAACTCCCATAAGCTGATCGCATATTATCAGAAGTTCGTGCAGGAACACCCGGATTACTGGCAGGCGTATGTATGGCTGCTTAATTATCTGCTCGCCGACGGCCGGTGTGCTGAGGCCAGAGCAGTCCTCGAACAATTGAATCAGCTCCATCCGGGGCATTTATACCAGAAATACGGCGGAATGATCTGCAAGGAAGAGGGGAACCTGCCGGAGGCCCTGGCGCTTTGGGAGCAAATGACCGGCCTGTATCCGGAGGACTGGATGGCCTGGTCTTCCCGTGGAGACTGTATGGCTAAGCTTAGCCGATATGATGAAGCTGTAACGTACTACGCCGCAAGTCATGAGCTTCAGCCAAGTCCTAAGTATATGGATTCGTTTATAGCCATCGCTCAGATCTACAGGATCCAAGGGCACTACGGCAAAGCTATCGGGAAGCTGCAGGAAATCATTGGGCTGCTGAGAAGCGAATGGAACATCACGGAAGGCGAGACCGTTGACTTTTATTATAGGGAAATAGCGGGACTGACAGGCCGGCTTAGCTGA
- a CDS encoding P-loop ATPase, Sll1717 family: protein MDDLIKLIKSKLQAHFIHAKIVVQPNSIKGINLKIVDESFQEDFITREHLVFSFLESENVINDRSIFSFLELLTPEEEELFGTPLQDFEPSSLPFWNNAVAKRAGKRNIEFREDQSYDNPPIISFYSYKGGVGRSTSLVATARTLAKRGKMVIAIDMDLEAPGLTELLSARLQTERNKGGLVELLNRLENQETLDIRSYLVESEQNLYLLPAGELNSYYLSQLGTINLNRYYRLETNPILTLFKKLQSLEPKPDFILVDSRTGLTDISAPLLFNLSDMSVVVFSPTNQHELGFDLLVKGILNSKNLRNLTTELRFVQSMIPPSDKDSKVIQNRGLEWVKDYVEEISNIRNENGQNPLDLVAEDIITKVFYNEEIAYSNNMLDDKLLPAYQGVADWIENLTTDLGESLFASEGISLIDYKTDLLKDVKIQSGIAEDQPNLPEIYVKTSAYRKAIEPITSLILGRKGTGKSALIRMLQEHFGEDGITIRHSRPNKDNYHLPKDDLRYIEDILPETNWELYWGLFVLLKIIEKKNDVLGVVADEQIEDFVKKCLKNQSRLELIKSLEQVLPSPLLSARLHEIYRRINNYLERPLGLLWDGLDRDFGIEQEQRVRRDKLIIGLFDFWNMIQTHINIQVKISIRKDIWDNLIFENKSHFYGRTVTLEWAKIEDYYKTLLKQVYEGSIKQFLKQKYYETYKNNLIDEVDHWSEEQVIFCFNALVSERMKGGKTTYTKNWVWLRLADGKGNHSPRLLFQLFDQALTLETEINVHSPYDRSLIRPRMLIEAFPNVSEEALKSLLEEYEELRTIQDAVSGKLAPFDASSLSVNFESDLFETAVEAGLLVIYEKDSEGDPIRLTVPDLYLKGLNMTRKGQA, encoded by the coding sequence ATGGATGATCTTATAAAACTAATTAAGTCAAAGCTACAGGCTCACTTTATTCATGCTAAAATAGTTGTTCAACCTAATAGTATAAAAGGCATTAATTTAAAAATTGTAGATGAATCTTTTCAAGAGGATTTTATAACTAGAGAACACTTGGTTTTTTCTTTTTTAGAGAGTGAGAATGTAATTAATGATAGATCGATTTTTTCTTTTTTAGAGCTGTTAACCCCAGAAGAGGAAGAGTTATTTGGAACTCCTCTGCAGGACTTTGAGCCAAGTAGTTTGCCCTTTTGGAATAATGCTGTAGCTAAAAGAGCGGGAAAACGAAATATCGAATTTAGAGAGGATCAAAGTTACGATAATCCTCCGATTATTTCCTTTTATTCGTATAAAGGAGGTGTTGGAAGATCAACATCACTTGTAGCCACAGCTAGAACGCTTGCTAAAAGAGGGAAAATGGTAATAGCAATAGATATGGATCTGGAAGCCCCAGGGCTTACTGAATTACTTTCTGCAAGATTGCAAACTGAAAGAAATAAAGGTGGTCTTGTAGAACTTTTGAACCGTTTAGAAAATCAGGAGACGTTAGATATTCGATCGTATTTAGTAGAATCGGAACAAAATCTATATTTACTTCCAGCTGGTGAATTAAACTCTTACTATTTATCCCAATTAGGAACAATAAACTTAAACCGTTACTATAGGCTTGAAACAAATCCGATATTAACTTTATTTAAAAAACTGCAATCTCTTGAACCAAAGCCAGACTTCATACTAGTTGATTCTAGAACTGGATTAACAGATATCAGTGCCCCACTATTATTTAACTTATCAGATATGTCAGTAGTCGTTTTTAGTCCAACAAACCAACATGAGCTAGGTTTCGACCTGCTTGTAAAAGGGATTCTGAATTCAAAAAATCTTAGAAATCTTACGACAGAGTTACGCTTTGTGCAAAGTATGATTCCACCAAGCGATAAAGATTCAAAAGTTATACAAAATAGAGGGTTAGAATGGGTAAAAGATTACGTTGAGGAAATCTCTAATATAAGAAATGAAAATGGACAAAACCCATTAGATTTAGTAGCAGAGGATATAATTACTAAGGTTTTTTATAATGAAGAAATAGCTTACTCCAATAATATGCTTGATGATAAGCTTTTACCTGCTTATCAAGGTGTAGCGGATTGGATTGAAAATTTAACAACTGATTTAGGCGAAAGTCTCTTTGCCTCGGAGGGCATATCACTAATTGATTACAAGACCGACTTGTTGAAGGATGTAAAAATACAAAGTGGTATTGCCGAAGATCAACCAAATTTACCTGAAATTTATGTTAAAACGTCTGCATATAGAAAAGCTATCGAGCCTATTACAAGTCTTATATTGGGTAGAAAGGGTACCGGAAAGTCGGCATTAATCCGGATGTTGCAGGAGCATTTTGGTGAAGATGGGATTACTATTCGACATTCTCGTCCTAATAAGGATAATTATCACCTTCCTAAAGATGATCTTCGGTATATTGAGGATATACTTCCAGAGACAAATTGGGAGTTATATTGGGGTTTGTTTGTCTTACTTAAAATTATAGAAAAGAAGAATGATGTCCTAGGCGTTGTAGCTGATGAGCAAATTGAAGATTTTGTAAAAAAATGTTTGAAAAATCAAAGTAGACTTGAATTAATAAAATCTCTTGAACAAGTTCTTCCTTCACCTTTACTATCCGCACGGTTGCATGAAATTTATAGAAGGATAAATAATTATCTTGAGAGACCATTGGGATTACTTTGGGATGGTCTTGATAGAGACTTTGGAATTGAACAAGAACAGAGAGTTAGGAGAGATAAATTAATTATTGGTTTATTCGATTTTTGGAATATGATCCAAACTCATATCAACATTCAGGTTAAAATTTCTATAAGAAAAGATATCTGGGACAATCTAATATTTGAAAATAAGAGCCATTTCTATGGGAGAACAGTTACTCTAGAGTGGGCTAAAATTGAAGACTATTATAAGACACTCCTGAAACAAGTATATGAAGGCTCAATAAAACAATTTTTAAAACAAAAATATTATGAAACCTATAAGAATAATTTAATAGATGAAGTCGATCATTGGTCGGAGGAACAGGTTATATTTTGCTTCAATGCCTTAGTCAGTGAGAGAATGAAAGGTGGAAAGACGACATATACAAAAAACTGGGTTTGGCTTCGACTGGCAGATGGAAAGGGTAATCATAGCCCGCGTCTTTTATTTCAGTTATTTGACCAGGCATTAACCTTGGAAACAGAAATTAATGTACATTCTCCATATGATCGCTCTCTGATTAGGCCAAGAATGTTAATAGAGGCTTTTCCTAATGTATCGGAGGAAGCTTTAAAATCGTTACTTGAAGAATATGAAGAGTTGCGAACAATACAAGATGCCGTAAGTGGAAAACTTGCACCATTTGATGCAAGCAGCTTATCGGTAAATTTTGAAAGTGATTTGTTTGAAACAGCTGTTGAGGCGGGTTTGCTTGTTATATATGAAAAAGATAGTGAGGGAGATCCAATACGTCTAACAGTACCTGATTTATATCTAAAGGGATTAAATATGACTAGGAAAGGCCAAGCTTAA
- a CDS encoding LD-carboxypeptidase: protein MIRYPILEAGAVIGVTAPSSGVGEELRELLELACQRMRSEGYGVVYGATAWTQDKAKSAPASVRAAEFNAMMADDSIGLVIPPWGGELLIEIMEQVDFGGITPKWIVGYSDISVLLLAVTLRTGIATAHGTNFVDLRGPETDPTTAMWEKVLSTASGGSVVQHSSQQYQLEWGAEPSPHVFTLTEPTSWKTVGNKNVTMQGRLLGGCIDVIRHLIGTPYGDVRHFRQHYIGNEPILWYLENCELQVADLRRSLVQMKLAGWFEHCSGLMFGRSAANRPMENYTVEDVYQELAEELQLPVVYDIDCGHLPPQITLINGAFAEVQVEVGSKAGENKALHEGEGKEIGLIRQYFRS, encoded by the coding sequence ATGATCAGATATCCAATATTAGAGGCAGGAGCTGTTATAGGTGTGACTGCACCTTCATCAGGAGTAGGGGAAGAGCTGCGTGAGCTGCTGGAGCTGGCCTGCCAGCGGATGCGCTCGGAAGGTTACGGTGTGGTATACGGCGCAACAGCGTGGACGCAGGATAAAGCCAAATCTGCTCCGGCAAGTGTGCGGGCCGCCGAATTCAATGCCATGATGGCAGATGACAGCATTGGGCTGGTAATCCCGCCCTGGGGCGGAGAGTTATTGATTGAGATTATGGAACAGGTCGATTTCGGCGGGATAACGCCCAAGTGGATTGTCGGCTACTCCGATATCAGTGTGCTGCTGCTGGCAGTTACGCTGCGGACGGGCATCGCTACCGCTCACGGGACCAATTTTGTTGATCTGCGGGGACCGGAGACCGACCCGACTACGGCTATGTGGGAAAAAGTATTGTCTACAGCAAGCGGCGGATCAGTGGTTCAGCATTCCTCACAGCAGTACCAGCTGGAATGGGGAGCAGAGCCTTCGCCCCATGTATTCACCCTTACGGAGCCTACGAGCTGGAAAACGGTTGGCAACAAGAATGTAACGATGCAGGGACGCCTGCTTGGCGGCTGCATTGATGTCATCCGCCATCTGATCGGCACCCCGTATGGGGATGTGCGGCATTTCCGGCAGCATTATATCGGGAATGAGCCGATTCTGTGGTACCTGGAGAATTGCGAGCTGCAGGTAGCCGATCTGCGCAGATCCCTGGTACAGATGAAGCTGGCCGGCTGGTTCGAGCATTGTTCGGGTCTGATGTTCGGCCGCAGCGCAGCGAACCGTCCTATGGAGAATTACACGGTGGAGGATGTGTATCAGGAGCTGGCAGAGGAGCTGCAGCTGCCGGTTGTCTATGATATCGATTGCGGCCATCTGCCTCCGCAGATCACGCTGATCAACGGGGCGTTTGCGGAGGTGCAGGTTGAGGTGGGAAGTAAAGCTGGAGAAAATAAGGCCCTACATGAGGGAGAGGGCAAAGAAATAGGCTTGATTAGGCAGTATTTCAGGTCTTGA